A portion of the Kazachstania africana CBS 2517 chromosome 2, complete genome genome contains these proteins:
- the ENT5 gene encoding Ent5p (similar to Saccharomyces cerevisiae ENT5 (YDR153C); ancestral locus Anc_8.335): MDSLSKKIQNLGIHDIRNAARFAQNVIVQYEPYQIDVRRATNTDAWGPTTKHLEKVMRNRFQVPMYLVTEYILKRLIDHIATKPKNLYEKARKEYVNYGSEWRVVLKCLTVIEYLLLNVNDGDELNQIKSCLLTHKHILTREVLNFKIKFSNDGKMEVHERSIRKKGEKILQMLDDSRFLKQERLANKKNSIKIRQQHETYNNMNTYTNNNAVVVDDDDDDDDDDDDEFSNYEMGSSNSYASENGNSRRHNALEEQRRQRREVLRERIKNSELERKKQQKHEDQEASIPDLIDLDFNEPSQSKIDNNDEDDDEFGDFQSDSSPNPVSTTQQANNTALDDLLDFGNQSTKTSSIIGTTTTTTTTTNKDKDVFADLFNNSKSLI, from the coding sequence ATGGATTCACtctcaaagaaaatacagAACTTGGGTATCCACGATATACGTAACGCCGCAAGATTCGCTCAGAATGTCATTGTACAATATGAACCGTATCAAATTGACGTTAGAAGAGCAACTAATACTGACGCATGGGGTCCAACTACCAAACATCTGGAAAAAGTAATGAGAAACAGATTCCAAGTACCCATGTATCTAGTTACAGAATATATCTTAAAGAGATTGATAGATCATATTGCTACCAAACCAAAGAATCTTTACGAAAAGGCACGTAAGGAATACGTTAATTATGGCTCAGAGTGGAGAGTCGTACTCAAATGTCTTACTGTCATTGAATAtctattattgaatgtCAATGATGGTGACGaattaaatcaaatcaaaagtTGTCTACTGACTCATAAGCATATTTTAACAAGAGAAGTattgaatttcaagattaaattttcaaatgatgGTAAGATGGAAGTTCATGAACGTAGCATCAGAAAGAAAGgtgaaaaaattcttcaaatgttAGATGATTCACgttttttgaaacaagaaAGATTGGCAAATAAGAAAAACTCAATTAAAATTCGACAGCAACATGAAACgtataataatatgaacACTTAcacaaataataatgccGTGGTTGttgatgacgatgatgatgatgatgatgatgatgatgatgagtTCAGTAATTACGAAATGGGGTCTTCCAATTCATATGCTTCCGAAAATGGGAATAGCCGTAGACATAATGCATTAGAAGAACAAAGAAGGCAAAGAAGGGAAGTATTAAGagaaagaatcaaaaatagtgaattggaaagaaagaaacaacAAAAGCATGAAGATCAAGAAGCTTCTATACCTGATCTCATTGATTTGGATTTTAATGAACCATCACAATCCAAAATTGATaacaatgatgaagatgatgacgaaTTTGGAGATTTCCAAAGCGATTCTTCACCAAATCCAGTTTCCACCACCCAACAAGCTAACAATACTGCATTAGACGATTTATTAGATTTCGGCAACCAAAGCACAAAGACATCCAGTATTATCGGTACTACTACCActacaacaacaacaacaaataaagataaagatGTCTTTGCTGATCtatttaataattcaaagTCCCTAATATGA
- the CPR1 gene encoding peptidylprolyl isomerase CPR1 (similar to Saccharomyces cerevisiae CPR1 (YDR155C); ancestral locus Anc_8.336) has protein sequence MSKVFFDVEADGQALGRITFQLYNDVVPKTAENFRALCTGEKGFGYAGSPFHRVIPDFMLQGGDFTAGNGTGGKSIYGGKFPDENFQKKHERPGLLSMANAGPNTNGSQFFITTVPCPWLDGKHVVFGEVVDGYDVVKKVESLGSGSGATRARIVVAKSGEL, from the coding sequence ATGTCTAAGGTTTTCTTTGATGTCGAAGCTGATGGTCAAGCTCTTGGCCGTATTACTTTCCAATTATACAACGACGTAGTCCCAAAGACTGCCGAAAATTTCAGAGCCTTATGTACAGGTGAAAAGGGTTTCGGTTACGCCGGTTCTCCATTCCACAGAGTCATCCCAGACTTCATGTTACAAGGTGGTGATTTCACTGCTGGTAACGGTACCGGTGGTAAGTCTATCTACGGTGGTAAATTCCCAGATGAAAACTTCCAAAAGAAGCACGAAAGACCAGGTTTATTATCCATGGCTAACGCCGGTCCAAACACCAACGGTtctcaattcttcatcaccaCTGTCCCATGTCCATGGTTAGACGGTAAGCATGTCGTCTTCGGTGAAGTTGTCGACGGTTACGATGTTGTCAAGAAGGTCGAATCCTTAGGTTCTGGTTCCGGTGCCACCAGAGCAAGAATCGTCGTTGCCAAGTCTGGTGAATTATAA
- the SAC3 gene encoding Sac3p (similar to Saccharomyces cerevisiae SAC3 (YDR159W); ancestral locus Anc_8.340): MSASLGPTVGNLNPLLQSNKANGKSTLTNKSRQQTNYRETANMVGRNINLGSLITNPEALGFQKLQHRRREPPRFLIGQQPQLKQRPFVQDPWDKANQAKMLQLENSISDMNELYETLKKMRDMERKVMESKGLVDKADYAKDLNEAIIFQGTCQDMCPIFERSRRNVESSLFSYEKEKQSDKKASRAKALKVFARPAAAAAPPLPSDVRPPHVLVKTLDYIVDNLLTSLPEGERFLWDRMRSIRQDFTYQNYSGPECVDCNERIVRIHLLILHVMVKSKAEFSLQQELEQLHKSLITLSEIYDDVRANGGECPNEAEFRAYSLLSKIRDPQYDRTVLSLPPNILQNDLVQLALCFRRIISNSNYIERGYVRTENSLNFYERFFSLLQSKEVPFLMSSFLETYLGEIRFYAVKALSHSLNKKHKPIPLDNLQSRLLFNTQEELVEFCDYYSILIVDNGADLKSLIHHSHKLPETQPLSQSYLQSVEDKLQATTYSNLINSGKPNFDSIPDVQMATPNVIPLPKKLTEIPKSLPTVPIPINNGPISTLPEKVPLQGSKISTSFGLTNNKLSNTLVSLPQTSKKEVFSAPAFNLAPSFNKDESKITNELNEQKPEVAKQQVGISEAQRDDEIRKLKRKEEIDRAVGDIYESLIRGVVKEHVKRAAESCLNEQKIRAGLIDNLAENLYDAFIHENLYTVYLDSKAEVAHNRTITRNAFNKWYKKYQALLKQKEVDTQRRMQLENVERQLGVPSVKKIRRLLDTPNSDTNSSFFSSERKRRNIFSPVSNEINTFSKQLNKKSELWRPLDIKELYYDKLSTKVPRNLKSVADVLIYSKNWTSVANTWIKSKFNLQESNIPIEYKNDYLRMQVKCVSDDYHNFDFSNVQLLVFNTGVTDSDIFDLEMKIQQDGEELIKLMTEISLNTNICFNLLIVYWESSETSLDHNAIFKYLKINRIVKSLSGILDNIGFVNISSSSPHKSLEEGLKKMSSTFTYKLTERGKDQLNKNSKRSLAGIYAKNDNLKSSEFIDEKMRKMLELEKQKLNKELNEKNMYAHLRSHVTASPKLRKRKLPVLLSETKTSSKFKTPLMSKFSTSSSPPLPSHLVTKVRRTGRIPSYNGHLAPGTPSYSRNVPVSYGMSQQTPVATLDSTRYFSGNLSNLTFNQSVQDSALFRTPSQAIVGSDDSKISNAPNELKEIGELKSLIESVRRKVRKDSI, encoded by the coding sequence ATGAGCGCTTCTCTCGGTCCTACGGTTGGCAATTTGAATCCTCTTTTGCAATCGAATAAAGCCAATGGTAAGTCAACCTTAACCAATAAATCGAGACAGCAAACTAACTATAGGGAAACTGCCAATATGGTTGGAAGAAACATAAACTTAGGATCCTTAATAACAAACCCAGAAGCTCTTGggtttcaaaaattgcaaCATAGGCGTCGTGAGCCTCCAAGGTTCTTAATCGGACAGCAACCGCAATTGAAGCAAAGACCATTCGTACAAGATCCATGGGATAAAGCAAATCAAGCTAAAATGTTACAACTAGAAAACTCAATTAGTGACATGAATGAATTGTACGaaacattaaaaaaaatgcgTGACATGGAGCGTAAAGTAATGGAATCGAAAGGTTTAGTCGATAAAGCCGATTACgcaaaagatttgaatgaagCGATTATATTTCAAGGTACTTGTCAGGATATGTgtccaatttttgaaagatcaagaagaaatgtcgaatcatctttattttcttatgaaaaggaaaagcaAAGTGATAAGAAAGCTTCTCGTGCCAAGGctttgaaagtttttgCCAGACcagctgctgctgctgcaCCTCCACTACCTTCTGACGTACGCCCTCCTCACGTTCTGGTGAAAACCCTCGACTACATTGTAGATAATTTACTAACTTCACTCCCAGAAGGCGAAAGATTTCTTTGGGATAGAATGAGATCTATACGACAGGATTTCacttatcaaaattattccGGACCTGAGTGTGTCGACTGTAACGAACGTATCGTTAGAATTCATTTACTTATACTACATGTTATGGTCAAGTCTAAAGCGgaattttctttgcaaCAAGAGTTAGAACAATTGCATAAATCATTGATTACTTTATCCGAAATTTATGATGATGTCAGAGCTAATGGTGGTGAATGCCCAAATGAAGCAGAATTTAGAGCCTATTCTCTATTAAGTAAGATACGAGATCCTCAATATGATAGAACCGTTTTAAGCTTACCACCTAACATCTTACAGAATGATCTGGTACAATTGGCTTTATGctttagaagaattatATCCAATTCTaattatattgaaagagGATACGTCAGAACagaaaattcattaaatttctaTGAACGATTTTTCAGTTTACTTCAATCAAAGGAAGTTCCCTTCCTAATGTCGTCCTTCTTGGAGACTTATTTGGGCGAAATAAGGTTTTACGCCGTAAAAGCATTATCCcattcattaaataaaaagCACAAACCAATACCGCTCGACAACCTACAAAGCAGATTACTTTTCAATACACAAGAGGAATTAGTTGAATTTTGTGATTATTATTCGATTCTCATCGTGGATAATGGTGCAGACTTAAAATCTCTTATTCACCACTCCCACAAACTCCCAGAGACTCAGCCATTGAGTCAAAGCTATTTACAGAGTGTGGAAGATAAACTACAAGCTACGACCTACAGtaatttaattaattcaGGAAAACCTAATTTCGATTCCATTCCTGACGTTCAGATGGCAACTCCAAATGTAATACCTTTACCAAAGAAACTCACTGAAATACCGAAGAGCTTACCAACCGTGCCAATACCTATTAATAATGGTCCCATCAGCACCCTACCAGAAAAGGTGCCGTTACAAGGAAGTAAAATAAGTACCTCTTTTGGCTTGACTAATAATAAGCTGAGTAATACTTTGGTTTCACTCCCACAGACGTCAAAGAAGGAAGTTTTCTCAGCACCTGCTTTTAACTTGGCACCCTCATTTAACAAAGATGAATCTAAAATAACAAATGAGTTAAACGAACAAAAACCAGAAGTCGCTAAACAACAAGTGGGAATATCAGAGGCGCAAAGAGATGACGAAATTAGGAAACTGAAACGAAAAGAGGAAATAGATAGAGCAGTCGGTGATATATATGAAAGTTTGATTCGCGGTGTTGTAAAGGAACACGTCAAGAGGGCTGCTGAATCATGTCTCAATGAACAGAAGATACGTGCTGGTTTGATTGATAATTTGGCCGAAAACTTGTACGATGCCTTCATACATGAGAATTTATATACCGTTTATCTTGATTCAAAGGCAGAAGTGGCACATAATAGAACTATTACAAGAAACGCTTTTAACAAGTGgtataaaaaatatcaagCTTTGCTGAAACAGAAGGAAGTGGACACTCAGCGTAGAATGCAGCTTGAAAATGTCGAAAGACAATTGGGTGTACCTTCGGTAAAAAAGATCAGACGATTACTGGATACACCTAACAGTGAtacaaattcttcttttttttcttcagaaAGGAAGCGTAGAAACATATTTTCTCCAGTTAGTAATGAAATAAATACCTTCTCGAAACAGttaaacaaaaaaagcGAACTGTGGAGGCCATTGGACATAAAAGAGTTGTATTACGACAAACTAAGCACAAAGGTACCCCGCAACCTAAAATCTGTCGCAGATGTGCTAATATATTCTAAAAACTGGACTTCAGTTGCCAATACCTGGATAAAAAGTAAATTTAACCTGCAGGAATCCAATATTCCCATTGAGTATAAAAATGACTATTTACGAATGCAGGTTAAATGTGTCAGTGATGACTATCATAATTTCGATTTTTCTAACGTTCAATTACTTGTATTTAACACTGGTGTTACAGATTCTGATATTTTCGATTTAGAAATGAAGATACAACAGGATGGTGaagaattgataaaattgatgacGGAGATCTCCCTGAATACAAACATATGCTTTAATCTATTAATAGTTTACTGGGAATCATCCGAAACTTCTTTGGATCATAACGCTATctttaaatatttgaagataaacaGGATTGTTAAAAGTCTCAGTGGAATCCTCGATAATATTGgttttgtaaatatatcaaGTTCCTCTCCACATAAATCGTTAGAAGAAggattgaaaaagatgtcATCCACTTTCACTTATAAATTAACAGAGAGGGGTAAAGATCAACTGAATAAGAACAGCAAAAGATCATTGGCGGGCATTTATGCaaaaaatgacaatttGAAGTCAAGcgaatttattgatgagAAAATGCGAAAAATGCTCGAACTGGAGAAACAAAAGCTAAACAAGGAACTTAATGAGAAGAATATGTATGCCCATCTAAGGTCACACGTTACAGCTTCACCAAAATTGAGGAAGAGGAAATTACCCGTGTTGCTATCCGAGACTAAGACAAGTTCTAAGTTCAAAACTCCATTAATGAGTAAATTTTCtacatcatcatcaccacCTCTACCATCGCACTTGGTGACAAAGGTGAGACGGACGGGACGTATACCTAGTTACAATGGCCATCTTGCCCCAGGAACACCATCCTACAGTAGAAACGTACCAGTTTCATATGGAATGTCACAACAGACACCTGTAGCAACATTAGATTCTACTAGATATTTCAGCGGCAATCTCTCAAATCTAACTTTTAACCAAAGTGTTCAAGACTCAGCATTATTCCGTACGCCTTCCCAAGCTATAGTTGGCTCAGATGACTCAAAGATTTCTAACGCTCCAAATGAATTGAAGGAAATCGGAGAGTTGAAGAGTCTTATCGAGAGCGTGCGGAGAAAAGTACGCAAGGACAGCATATAA
- the RPA14 gene encoding DNA-directed RNA polymerase I subunit RPA14 (similar to Saccharomyces cerevisiae RPA14 (YDR156W); ancestral locus Anc_8.337), whose product MMKGSRRPGNVYATPLNTPITIHKSQRPQHVSKDEVLNFLETFITEKESILNNQSNFDDVTGNTSSTAGTIINIDTTLTSSLSQLKRLQRDFKGLPPATFESPSPSTTTPVTVTVTETGDSITKSATGGTKMKFSDE is encoded by the coding sequence ATGATGAAAGGTAGTAGAAGACCAGGAAACGTATACGCCACTCCTCTAAACACCCCAATCACTATACACAAGTCTCAAAGACCACAACATGTCTCTAAGGATGAAGTTCTCAATTTCTTAGAAACTTTCATCACCGAAAAGGAATCAATCTTGAAtaatcaatcaaattttgatgacgTTACCGGAAACACAAGCAGTACAGCGGGCACAATCATCAATATAGACACTACGCTTACTAGTTCCTTGTCTCAGTTGAAAAGACTACAGAGAGATTTCAAAGGTTTACCACCGGCAACTTTCGAATCACCTTCACCTAGCACTACTACACCTGTCACTGTCACTGTCACTGAAACTGGTGACTCCATCACTAAAAGTGCCACAGGTGGCAccaaaatgaaattttcagacGAATAA
- the ACL4 gene encoding Acl4p (similar to Saccharomyces cerevisiae YDR161W; ancestral locus Anc_8.343): MAEIDNIIKQARLALSENNPKKSLKLLKPYKKSLQAENSTNIALQQVFADSYLENGQLEKAYPILVHNCEIDPEGLQGGSDKFFTLGQVVGGKDGIQILAQGIENISNQAGENLNQEQMTKIISGLLSMIEIWMTDLCMEPNAESECENLINKAMEISENTSPEAWSTLGSIRISQQRFEDACGAFRQSWKFFEERKNEISKIASESNTQEGSYDEFVDMLQPLLSLAKMCVEVGLYDIALKVENAIKEVDEDNMEGYYLEGFTNYLVAKVETFKESNPNVELTPENIFEFNQHIQELPLDLGNTNIHDNIQDARIALSFAAKLGETVDSSDEIAKEIYTGTLALLNEIGGPIDNSELQKLKKGELLDDELDEEVDLDDISGGDD, from the coding sequence ATGGCcgaaattgataatattattaaacaAGCTAGACTCGCTTTATCCGAGAACAATCCCAAGAAGTCATTAAAATTACTGAAGCCATATAAGAAGTCATTGCAGGCAGAAAATTCGACTAATATTGCATTACAACAGGTATTTGCCGATTCTTATCTTGAGAACGGTCAGCTAGAGAAAGCTTATCCAATTTTAGTTCATAATTGCGAAATTGATCCCGAAGGTTTGCAAGGAGGGTCTGATAAATTCTTCACATTAGGCCAGGTGGTGGGAGGAAAAGATGGTATCCAAATCTTAGCACAAGGTATCGAGAATATATCTAATCAGGCTGGTGAGAACCTTAATCAAGAACAAATGACAAAAATCATAAGCGGGTTACTATCGATGATCGAGATTTGGATGACTGACCTGTGTATGGAGCCTAATGCTGAAAGCGAATGTGAAAACCTGATTAACAAGGCTATGgaaatttcagaaaataCGTCTCCTGAGGCATGGTCTACTTTGGGTTCTATCAGGATATCACAACAAAGATTCGAAGATGCCTGTGGCGCCTTCAGACAATCCTGGAagttttttgaagaaagaaagaatgaaaTCAGTAAAATTGCATCAGAAAGTAATACTCAAGAAGGTTCATATGACGAATTTGTCGATATGCTCCAACCATTACTTTCTTTGGCCAAAATGTGTGTTGAGGTTGGTCTATATGATATCGCACTCAAGGTTGAGAATGCTATTAAAGAAGTTGATGAGGACAACATGGAAGGTTATTATTTGGAAGGTTTTACAAATTATTTAGTGGCTAAAGTCGAAACGTTCAAAGAATCTAATCCAAATGTTGAACTAACGCCAGAaaatatctttgaatttaacCAGCATATACAAGAATTGCCATTAGATTTAGGAAACACAAATATACATGACAATATTCAGGATGCACGTATTGCCTTAAGTTTTGCAGCAAAGTTAGGTGAGACCGTCGATTCATCGGACGAAATAGCAAAGGAAATTTATACAGGCACTTTGGCTTTACTAAATGAGATTGGTGGACCGATTGACAACTCAGAATTACAAAAGCTCAAAAAGGGTGAGCTActtgatgatgaattagatgaaGAGGTTGATTTGGATGATATCTCAGGAGGTGATGATTAA
- the GIR2 gene encoding Gir2p (similar to Saccharomyces cerevisiae GIR2 (YDR152W); ancestral locus Anc_8.334) produces the protein MDYKEEQTQEIEVLESIYPDELEILNANYPNIQFKIDLNLELNEISPSLTKQHSLEITFTLPETYPDEPPLISIDSFEESLVDESSDEEDEDDDGIEFDDHGNKILKNNVNLPDAISFNEYIPDLETKLLNAIDEDMLLGMQMCFTVISNAKEFSETWFSERLQHLEKLHELEVERREKEEQAKFNGTKVTKESYLKWRENFRIELKLDVRDEARRLKAHNGKLTGKQMFEQGVDGTLEENDTEIIDDEADLDQITTDLKETAI, from the coding sequence ATGGATTATAAAGAGGAACAAACACAGGAGATAGAGGTGCTCGAGTCTATCTATCCAGATGAATTAGAGATTTTGAATGCAAATTATCCAAATAtccaattcaaaattgatttaaatcttgaattgaatgaaatttctcCTTCTCTAACAAAACAACATTCATTAGAAATAACTTTCACACTGCCAGAAACCTATCCAGATGAACCCCCTCTAATTTCTATCGATTCATTCGAGGAATCCCTTGTCGATGAATCAAGtgatgaggaagatgaagacgatgatggaattgaatttgatgacCATGGTAATAAGATACTGAAAAATAATGTGAATTTACCAGATGCAATATCTTTTAATGAGTATATTCCTGATCtggaaacaaaattattgaatgcCATCGATGAAGATATGTTATTAGGTATGCAAATGTGTTTCACCGTAATTTCAAATGCAAAGGAATTTTCAGAAACGTGGTTCAGTGAACGTTTACAgcatttggaaaaattacatGAGCTAGAAGTGGAAAGACGTGAGAAGGAAGAACAGgcaaaattcaatggtaCAAAAGTTACCAAGGAatcatatttgaaatggagagaaaattttagaattgaattgaaattagatGTAAGAGACGAAGCTAGGAGACTAAAGGCACATAATGGTAAATTAACGGGTAAACAAATGTTTGAACAAGGTGTTGATGGAACattggaagaaaatgatacaGAAATTATCGATGATGAAGCAGATTTAGATCAAATCACCACCGACTTGAAAGAAACTGCCATATAG
- the HOM2 gene encoding aspartate-semialdehyde dehydrogenase (similar to Saccharomyces cerevisiae HOM2 (YDR158W); ancestral locus Anc_8.338), with product MCAKKIAGVLGATGSVGQRFILLLSNHPDFELKVLGASPRSAGKKYIDAVNWKQTDLLPKSAEDITVSECKSDAFQNCDVVFSGLDADYAGPIEKEFVEAGLAVISNAKNYRREEDVPLVVPIVNPEHLDIVANKIENAKIEKKSKPGFIVCISNCSTAGLVAPLKPLVEKFGPIDALTTTTLQAISGAGFSPGVPGIDILDNIIPYIGGEEDKMEWETKKILGSVSNDKSHIELLTPDEIKVSAQCNRVAVSDGHTECISLRFKNRPAPSVDAVKQCLRDYVCDASKLGCHSAPKQTIHVLEQNDRPQPRLDRNRDAGYGVSVGRVREDPVLDFKMVVLSHNTIIGAAGSGVLIAEILLAKNLI from the coding sequence ATGTGTGCTAAGAAAATTGCTGGTGTCTTAGGTGCTACAGGTTCCGTAGGACAACGTTTCATtcttttattatcaaatcatcCAGATTTCGAATTAAAAGTATTAGGTGCCTCTCCAAGATCTGCGGGTAAGAAATATATCGACGCAGTTAACTGGAAACAAACCGACCTTTTACCAAAATCTGCTGAAGATATCACCGTCTCTGAATGTAAGTCAGATGCTTTCCAAAATTGTGACGTCGTCTTCTCTGGTCTTGATGCTGATTACGCTGGCCCTATCGAAAAGGAATTCGTAGAAGCTGGGTTAGCTGTCATCTCAAACGCTAAAAATTATAGAAGAGAGGAAGATGTTCCTTTAGTCGTTCCAATTGTCAATCCAGAACATTTAGACATCGTTGCTAACAAGATTGAAAATgctaaaattgaaaaaaaatcaaaaccAGGTTTCATCGTCTGTATCTCAAATTGTTCCACCGCTGGTCTCGTCGCTCCGTTGAAACCATTAGTCGAGAAATTTGGTCCAATTGATGCTTTAACTACAACTACATTACAAGCCATCTCAGGCGCTGGTTTCTCCCCAGGTGTCCCAGGTATCGATATTTTAGATAATATCATCCCATATATTGGaggtgaagaagataaaatggaatgggaaacaaagaaaatcttAGGTTCTGTCTCTAACGACAAATCTcatattgaattattaacCCCAGATGAGATCAAAGTCTCTGCTCAATGTAACAGAGTCGCTGTCTCTGATGGTCATACAGAATGCATATCTCTCAGATTCAAGAATAGACCAGCCCCATCAGTTGACGCCGTTAAACAATGTCTACGTGACTATGTCTGTGATGCTTCTAAATTAGGCTGTCACAGTGCTCCAAAACAAACTATCCACGTTCTAGAACAAAATGACAGACCACAACCAAGATTAGACAGAAACAGAGATGCTGGTTACGGTGTTTCCGTTGGTAGAGTTAGAGAGGACCCTGTTTTAGACTTCAAAATGGTCGTTCTATCCCATAACACAATCATTGGTGCAGCAGGTTCAGGTGTTTTAATTGCAGAAATCTTGTTGGCAAAGAACTTAATCTAA
- the CTH1 gene encoding putative mRNA-binding protein CTH1 (similar to Saccharomyces cerevisiae CTH1 (YDR151C) and TIS11 (YLR136C); ancestral locus Anc_8.333) — protein sequence MSPRSNISYIYQNMLNNTHNNNNNNNNNMATQYYQQHLLKPATVERMAPSTNGSSSIFSDHDVDYSAKIREIEEYYMKNLLNEGINVDVGTNDNYSGSDLSSAPSPNQSFCNQPNYQTFLPQSEKNILNNKTSFLEVEINNAFTPSDSLLPLTTENLQRLSLSEPSEQQNTLNVHSASEKLMKPQNTINKTLFKTELCESFTTKGFCKYGNKCQFAHGLTELKFKQRSNNFRTRPCINWQKLGYCPYGKRCCFKHGDNRDIRIYVKAGLVKEPTESSQQPQKFKNLHPSIKELQRITW from the coding sequence ATGTCTCCAAGATCAAATATTTCGTATATTTATCAGAACATGCTAAATAACACacacaacaacaacaacaacaacaacaacaacatgGCCACTCAATACTACCAACAACATTTATTAAAACCTGCCACTGTTGAAAGAATGGCACCCTCCACTAATGGTTCCTCTTCCATTTTCTCGGATCATGACGTCGATTATTCTGCTAAAATAAgggaaattgaagaatattACATGAAGaatcttttaaatgaaGGCATTAATGTAGATGTTGGCACTAATGATAATTATTCTGGAAGTGATTTATCAAGCGCTCCTTCTCCAAACCAATCATTCTGTAATCAGCCAAACTATCAAACTTTTCTACCACAATCtgagaaaaatattctaaACAACAAAACAAGTTTTCTCGAAGttgaaataaataatgCTTTCACTCCTTCAGATTCACTACTGCCGTTAACCACAGAAAATTTGCAAagattatcattatcagaACCAAGTGAACAACAAAACACACTTAATGTACATTCTGCATCggaaaaattaatgaaaccACAAAATACTATCAATAAGACTCTTTTTAAGACAGAACTGTGTGAATCTTTCACAACAAAGGGTTTCTGTAAGTACGGAAATAAATGTCAATTTGCCCATGGTTTAACAGAACTCAAATTTAAACAAAGATCCAACAATTTTAGAACTAGACCTTGTATCAATTGGCAAAAATTAGGTTACTGCCCTTACGGTAAAAGGTGTTGTTTCAAACATGGTGATAATAGAGATATTCGCATCTACGTTAAAGCTGGCTTAGTGAAAGAACCAACGGAATCGTCACAACAAcctcaaaaattcaaaaatttgcatCCAAGTATAAAAGAATTACAGAGGATTACCTGGTAA